From the genome of Pseudomonas sp. Teo4, one region includes:
- a CDS encoding TorF family putative porin: protein MKHAFKMASIILAAVAPWSEGNAIELSKDFTLAVDAGLYSQYWSRGMSQTLGDPAIQGAVTLIHSSGLYAGVWSSNVDFGHGSKARQEIDYYLGYSWQIADKVTLDLTYLEYEYPKQGDLNYSEYYAKLNAYGFIAGGYYSDDLWSNQSMLYSFVGYETTLPGDVGFKSRYGLADYKDPVFVSGDGSARNKYNEWQVEFNKEFLGVKWSISYADSDLSKAECMNFAGFDDICSATVVAGVSKSF from the coding sequence ATGAAGCATGCTTTTAAGATGGCGTCTATTATTTTGGCGGCAGTTGCGCCATGGTCGGAAGGCAATGCGATTGAGTTGAGCAAGGATTTCACGCTAGCGGTTGATGCTGGGTTGTACAGCCAGTACTGGTCTCGCGGTATGTCTCAGACCCTGGGGGATCCCGCTATCCAAGGGGCAGTTACTCTGATTCATTCCAGTGGCTTATATGCAGGGGTTTGGAGTTCCAATGTTGATTTTGGGCACGGTAGCAAAGCCCGGCAGGAGATTGACTACTATCTGGGGTATTCGTGGCAAATTGCTGATAAAGTGACTTTGGATTTGACTTATCTGGAGTACGAATATCCTAAGCAAGGTGATCTGAATTACAGCGAGTATTATGCAAAGCTCAATGCTTATGGATTCATCGCTGGTGGTTACTACTCTGATGACCTATGGAGCAACCAGAGCATGCTCTATAGTTTCGTTGGGTATGAGACTACGTTGCCGGGTGATGTTGGCTTCAAGTCTCGGTATGGCCTGGCTGATTATAAGGATCCAGTGTTTGTCTCTGGAGATGGTAGCGCTCGCAATAAGTACAATGAGTGGCAGGTCGAATTCAACAAGGAATTCCTAGGAGTTAAGTGGTCGATCAGCTACGCTGATAGCGATTTGTCTAAAGCGGAGTGTATGAATTTCGCTGGGTTTGATGACATTTGCTCTGCCACAGTGGTTGCCGGGGTTAGCAAATCTTTCTAA
- the iolG gene encoding inositol 2-dehydrogenase — protein MLRVGILGCGRIGNVHAASLMQIASAKLVAVADAIPAAADTCASRFNVEARTIEGIIRAEDIDAVVIATSSPTHFDLIHALADAGKSIFCEKPIDMSSDRVRQCIAKVSSTGVPFMTAFNQRFDPHFGALQKRLAAGEIGQLETVTITSRDPAPPPVEYLKGSGGIFRDMMIHDFDLARFLLSENPTRVFATGSALVDPAVKDVGDVDTAVAILMTKSGKICQISNSRRASYGYDQRLEAHGSKGMLRVTNIHESPVESATSVGFTMPVAKPFFLERFGPAYLAEMEHFVHCTSTGTSPTPNAADGLFAQLIADAAAESLVSDQPVDIKY, from the coding sequence ATGCTCAGAGTAGGTATTCTAGGATGCGGTCGAATCGGAAATGTCCACGCGGCAAGCCTAATGCAGATTGCATCCGCCAAGCTTGTAGCGGTAGCTGACGCCATCCCCGCAGCAGCTGACACATGTGCCAGCCGCTTCAATGTTGAAGCCAGGACAATCGAAGGAATCATTCGGGCAGAAGACATAGATGCGGTTGTGATAGCGACATCCTCCCCGACTCACTTCGATCTTATCCATGCTCTGGCAGACGCAGGAAAGTCTATTTTCTGTGAAAAGCCTATCGACATGTCTTCGGATCGGGTTCGTCAGTGCATCGCAAAGGTCTCAAGCACCGGCGTGCCGTTTATGACCGCATTCAATCAACGGTTCGATCCGCACTTTGGCGCATTGCAGAAACGCCTAGCTGCGGGTGAAATCGGCCAGCTGGAAACTGTCACCATCACGTCCCGCGACCCAGCTCCACCTCCGGTCGAGTACCTGAAAGGCTCTGGTGGGATCTTCAGAGACATGATGATCCATGATTTTGACCTGGCGCGTTTCTTATTAAGTGAAAATCCTACCAGGGTGTTTGCCACAGGATCAGCGCTGGTAGATCCAGCGGTTAAAGACGTGGGTGACGTTGACACCGCTGTAGCAATACTTATGACCAAGTCTGGAAAAATCTGTCAAATCTCCAACTCGAGACGTGCTAGCTATGGCTATGACCAAAGACTCGAAGCACATGGTTCCAAAGGTATGCTGAGAGTTACAAACATTCATGAAAGCCCAGTTGAAAGTGCGACAAGTGTAGGTTTCACCATGCCTGTCGCCAAGCCATTTTTCCTGGAGAGATTTGGCCCTGCATACCTCGCAGAAATGGAGCACTTTGTTCACTGCACGTCCACTGGTACATCGCCTACCCCGAACGCTGCTGATGGATTATTTGCTCAACTGATCGCGGATGCTGCCGCTGAATCTCTAGTATCTGACCAACCTGTCGACATCAAGTATTGA
- a CDS encoding SDR family oxidoreductase, whose product MIAIDLQGYRAIVTGAASGIGAATVAALKEAGAYVIGVDLAAEKVAAADEFVRGDITDSTVQKDVFDRLGQAAKKSILVNNAGIVLQKTLSETSEEMSRKVFEVNFFAPMLLTTEFARRGHGGAIVNVGSILSFTAEKSTGIYAATKAAIANYTRAAALEFEGRIRVNGVCPGSIRTPMGTAAWDAEIDHGDGERRMASLYPVGRLGEPREIANVIAFLCSDLASFVDGALWVVDGGITAANAEHGFDRLK is encoded by the coding sequence ATGATAGCTATTGATCTTCAAGGTTACCGAGCAATCGTCACAGGGGCTGCTTCGGGTATTGGGGCGGCAACGGTCGCAGCTCTAAAAGAGGCCGGTGCCTACGTTATCGGTGTTGATCTAGCTGCAGAGAAGGTAGCTGCTGCCGACGAATTCGTCCGTGGGGATATAACTGACTCTACCGTTCAGAAGGATGTATTTGATCGGCTTGGACAGGCAGCCAAGAAGTCCATCTTGGTGAATAACGCGGGAATAGTACTGCAGAAAACGTTGTCCGAGACAAGTGAAGAGATGTCTCGCAAAGTGTTCGAAGTGAATTTCTTTGCGCCGATGTTACTGACCACCGAGTTTGCAAGGCGCGGTCATGGTGGCGCGATTGTAAATGTTGGCTCTATCTTGAGCTTTACAGCTGAAAAATCCACCGGGATCTACGCAGCGACCAAGGCTGCGATTGCTAACTATACGCGTGCTGCCGCACTAGAGTTCGAAGGACGGATTCGAGTTAATGGCGTATGCCCAGGTTCTATACGAACGCCTATGGGGACTGCGGCCTGGGATGCCGAGATTGATCATGGTGATGGCGAGCGCCGGATGGCCAGTTTGTACCCAGTGGGGCGTCTGGGAGAACCGCGCGAAATTGCAAACGTCATCGCATTCTTGTGCAGTGATTTAGCGAGTTTTGTTGACGGCGCGCTCTGGGTCGTTGATGGCGGGATAACGGCTGCCAATGCTGAACATGGCTTTGATCGCTTGAAGTAA
- a CDS encoding Gfo/Idh/MocA family oxidoreductase encodes MKIGIIGLGNVAELHVTALKEIDPTAYVGGWGRTPSKAAVFKERFGGVLYPTPEALLDDSGIDAVVICTNAETHFHFAKEALFARKHVLIEKPICTNTNQIRELEILSRSVNRLCIPSHNYVYAETMQRVRAHIDAGHLGEIVNFWAIYNKRHPAEIGAPDLTMSELMVHHIYCMLYFLGRPERVFATGSNVHFDDPQAHDQLMIIAEYPNGNIANLWGSFSADDCSRDPWSVYFKIIGKNGSSVVPWDTTKFVNARLPFWDDGTYWDSFYQIQKFFIEECLTGKRAPLSSLSDAYDAAVIMDAARKSIEERRSIEPEYS; translated from the coding sequence ATGAAAATCGGCATTATCGGTTTAGGCAACGTCGCAGAACTTCATGTCACTGCGCTGAAGGAAATTGACCCCACCGCCTACGTCGGCGGATGGGGTAGAACGCCCAGTAAAGCAGCTGTGTTCAAAGAGCGGTTTGGAGGTGTGCTTTACCCGACTCCGGAAGCCTTGCTTGATGATTCTGGCATCGATGCGGTTGTGATCTGTACCAACGCAGAAACGCACTTTCACTTCGCCAAGGAAGCTCTATTCGCGAGAAAGCATGTACTGATCGAAAAACCAATTTGCACGAATACTAATCAAATCCGCGAGCTGGAGATACTTTCGCGCAGCGTCAACCGCCTGTGCATACCGTCGCATAACTATGTCTATGCCGAAACAATGCAGCGTGTTCGCGCCCACATAGATGCCGGGCACCTCGGAGAAATCGTTAATTTCTGGGCAATCTATAACAAGCGTCATCCTGCTGAAATTGGCGCACCTGACTTGACCATGAGCGAACTCATGGTTCATCACATCTATTGTATGCTGTATTTCCTGGGACGACCGGAGCGAGTATTTGCCACAGGCTCTAATGTCCATTTCGATGACCCGCAAGCACACGATCAATTAATGATCATCGCAGAGTATCCAAATGGCAACATCGCGAATCTTTGGGGCAGCTTTTCAGCCGATGACTGTAGCCGTGACCCTTGGTCTGTATACTTCAAGATTATCGGCAAAAATGGTTCTTCAGTAGTGCCATGGGATACGACAAAATTTGTGAATGCAAGACTTCCGTTCTGGGATGACGGCACGTATTGGGATAGTTTCTACCAAATCCAAAAGTTCTTTATTGAGGAGTGCCTCACTGGCAAACGTGCACCGCTCTCGTCCCTGAGCGATGCTTATGACGCAGCTGTAATTATGGATGCAGCGCGCAAGTCCATTGAGGAGAGACGATCTATCGAACCCGAATACAGCTGA
- a CDS encoding NAD(P)/FAD-dependent oxidoreductase — MKHRVLIVGGGAGGIELATRLGKVLGKRKKATITLVDANLTHIWKPLLHEVAAGSLDPSVDEVNYFAQAKWNYFSFQYGRMVGLDRVRKVVMLKSTGGDLREVPYDTLVMAVGSQCNDFGTVGVQEHCQFLDSRIQAEKLQKQLLARYMRAHAEDASNPLRIAIVGAGATGVELCAELQHAVRVIEGYGLRHASPDILQVTLVEAGPRILPVLNQDVSETVHSGLAQLGIDVRVNTAVKEVKADGVVLADGGAIASDMTIWAAGIKAPAFLKELSGLETNRINQLLVRRTLQTTEDDSIFAIGDCASCPLSDEGAGTVPPRAQAAHQQAEMLSRSLALRIAGKSLLKFRYEDRGTLISMASFNAVGTLTGLLGRKKLTKGLFARMLYMSLYRLHQVALFGAPRMLLKAFSELLQRKTRPRLKLH; from the coding sequence ATGAAGCATAGGGTTTTGATTGTGGGTGGTGGCGCAGGCGGGATTGAGTTGGCGACTCGGCTTGGTAAGGTGCTCGGAAAGCGCAAGAAGGCGACGATTACATTAGTAGATGCAAATTTAACGCATATTTGGAAACCGCTGCTTCACGAAGTTGCAGCGGGTTCGTTGGATCCCAGTGTTGATGAAGTGAATTATTTCGCGCAAGCTAAATGGAATTATTTTTCATTTCAGTATGGTCGCATGGTGGGTCTGGATCGTGTGCGGAAAGTAGTGATGCTCAAGTCCACCGGCGGAGACTTGCGGGAAGTACCTTACGATACGCTTGTTATGGCTGTTGGTAGCCAGTGCAATGATTTTGGCACTGTGGGTGTTCAAGAACATTGCCAATTCCTGGATAGCCGTATCCAAGCAGAAAAGCTTCAGAAACAACTTCTCGCACGCTATATGCGTGCGCATGCTGAAGATGCATCTAACCCCCTCCGAATCGCTATTGTAGGGGCCGGTGCTACCGGGGTTGAGCTGTGCGCAGAGCTGCAGCATGCCGTCCGTGTCATTGAGGGATATGGGCTTCGTCATGCATCCCCGGACATCCTGCAAGTGACCCTGGTAGAAGCTGGCCCGAGGATTCTGCCTGTTTTGAATCAAGATGTGAGCGAGACTGTTCACTCAGGCCTAGCCCAGCTGGGGATTGACGTCCGTGTGAACACGGCGGTAAAGGAGGTGAAGGCTGATGGTGTAGTGCTGGCGGACGGTGGAGCTATTGCCTCCGACATGACGATCTGGGCTGCCGGTATCAAAGCACCTGCATTTCTGAAGGAGTTAAGCGGGCTTGAGACGAATCGGATCAACCAGCTTTTGGTTCGGCGTACGCTCCAGACAACCGAGGATGACTCAATCTTCGCCATAGGTGATTGTGCGTCCTGTCCATTATCCGATGAGGGAGCAGGCACTGTGCCTCCTCGAGCACAGGCTGCCCATCAACAAGCCGAGATGCTGAGCAGAAGCCTGGCCCTCCGGATTGCTGGCAAATCGCTGCTCAAATTCAGATATGAAGACCGAGGGACATTGATATCAATGGCGTCCTTCAATGCAGTAGGAACGCTGACTGGACTGCTTGGTCGGAAAAAGCTCACCAAAGGTCTTTTTGCAAGGATGTTATATATGTCACTTTATCGGCTTCATCAGGTAGCGCTGTTTGGTGCGCCAAGGATGCTGCTAAAGGCATTCTCTGAATTGTTGCAGCGGAAGACCCGGCCGAGGCTCAAGCTGCACTGA